The genomic stretch GTCTtatttgtgttgatgttttcacTGATAAGTCAAGAGCAGTAATGCCTTTCCACAGCATCAGTTTGCATCAAGTCTTTCCAGTGGGCTGCAGGTTCCATCATGATTGTGCTTCCCTCAGGGCCTTTCTGCTTTACTAGCTTCCTAAAACACCTGGAAGCAATCTCCCTGATTCAGAGCCTTCCTAAAATATGCTTCATGAATCATATGAAACAggtttttctgacatttcttgcTTATTTCTATCTTTGCCCACGTGGTCATTGCCAGATATTCTGCATGAACAGCAAAGGTATTTTCCTAAGATATGATTCATTTAAAGCATGAACTCTGCATGAAAAGTCAATTTAGTCATTTCCTGTAAATCTTGGTACTACTGATGGCAGTTCCAAGTAAGAGGCACAGGCTGTGATATTTTTAGCGTTGTTTAGAATATTTGTGTGACAGGAAATGCCccagttgttaaaaaaaagaaagaaagaagtgatGCAGTTGAAACTGAGAGATGCCTGAGTTTTTAACCTTGGGTTTCCCCCTTCGCTCATGACATCCTGTGTGCTCTCTGAATTGTCTGACTGATTTCAGAGAAAGTCCAAGGTTGTCGTTTTTTGCGTCTTAATCAgacataggtgtgtgtgtgtgtgtgtgtgtgtgtgtgtgtgtgtgtatatgtttggTAACAACCCCACAAGCCCTCGTACTTcctttatcttttcttttctcttcttctacttcttacTCCTCTCAGCTGCCTCAAGTCCCTGATCTCTCCTCGTTCCACAGCTCCTCTGGTTTTTGTacttctcctttcctctctttcactttctttctgctctccttccttTGTTCCCTCTGCCATCTCTGGTGTATAACGTTCCCTGTTTAGATTTTAATGGAATGTGCAGCGGGGAGGCCCCTTGGTCATCCATAACCCGGCACCCTGAAAGTTTACTGGAGAGGCGCCAGGAGGACTCGAGTCCTGGGCTCAGATGAATCAAACATAGTGAGGGGATAAAGTCTTGATGTAGTATCACTCATGAAGTTGGACAGTGCTATTCATGGCTACCTGAAAAGTGAATCCAGAGGAGCTGTGAGGAAGAACTTTTGATACATGCAGGCTCTGGAGAGAGTTGAATAGTTTATAGATTATTAATTGCTTTTGGCCCTGTTCTTCAGGCCGACAGAAATAGTTGTGGTtggtctttctttttttttgtttttgaatgttaGTTTTTCCCAAACCCCCTGCTGCAGAGATGTGACCCGCACTTGACCGCTGAACATGCGCCACCCGGCCGCAAGGATCTAATTTAAGGTGGCAAAAATATCTCATGATGATTATGTGACATTATAGGTTATATGTGCGGTAATTACCTTGAACTTGTCGTGGTCTGTCTGTGCTACGTCTTTCCTTATCACTCTATATCACGCCCACAACAACAGGATGGCAATTTTTAACTAATGAAGGCATCAGTCTGCAAGGGCGTCAGTCCATCATCTCCGGCACTGCAGCTGCCTTCTTCCTGTTAATGCTGCtattagcttgctaacatgggttaaaaaaaaaaacactgagagcttcttcagagcagagagaggagaaaaaagaacaaacacgTGTTAGAATATTCAAACCTCAGTCCTATTTAGAGCCTAACCACTCCAACCAGCCattcttttgttcttcttgttGTCTCTTCTTCATGTGAAGATAATCACCcgcttcagtctgtgtgtgtttttattcgTGTCATCCTTTCTTTATTTTAAGGGACTgatattcatttaaaatgcatgttgGAAAATGATATTAACACCCGAAGTTGGAGTGTCACAGCCTGGTTTATCGTACACGCCGGCAGACGTCTTACTCCAGCGTTTTGTGTAAAGACTTTATGGGCAGGTGTACGTGGTTCATTGGGTTTGGGGCGAAAATGTTCCATGTTGGAAAACAcgttaaaacagagaaaagaggcatGAGACCTGCAGCCCATCACACGTGCAGTATCTCATTCCTCTCTAAGAGTATTGTCTTGCTGTTTGTTTAGTGATGTTTGTGCTTGACTGTGCTAAGACTTGCTTGTCAGTCGAGGCCTGAAGCAGTGagttaaaaagaagaagaagaagctcaaTGGCGGAGCAAATGCATAACTCCCATATTGTCATAACCAGCAGAGATATGCACGGTGAAAGCAGTCGAGTTAGTGGTGCGACGGTGTTAGAAGTATTTACATTTGTATTGTTGGTTTTAGCTAATATAGCTGTGGCGAGTGTACAtgaatgtgcacatgtgtatttagtgcttctgctttttttgtgtgtttcattaacTCTGGTTTTGCTTCCCTCTGTAGCAAACCTCTGTCTGGCCCAGTTGGTATGGTGTTCAGGATGACCTGTCCATAGAAGAGCCCTCCACAGCATTGCCACCAGCTGCATCCTTCTCCCACTTGGACATGCCACCACCATATGAGGCAGTCTCTGGAGGTAGCACACGCACACTCTTCAACACAGCATCgaacctgctgcttcctccttcaCTAACCTGAAAAGATGAGCCGACACGACTGCTtcgttttcattttttcacctCTGTGTCTTCATTCATAAGTTTGGCGTCTGATTTCTTGTAATTACATTCCCCACAGtgactgtgtttacattgtttCATTCACTTTGCGTTACGCAGTGTGAGAGTCTGCTTTGTTTCACTGCTGAATATTCCTGTGCCATCACTGTATTTACACAGTTTGATTTACTGTGATAAAGAGCAGAGGTCACTGTGAGAAGAAGCTTTGCAGTGGAGATGGCtttgttaaatgtgtgttaCTGAAAAGGACAACATAAGCGAGCCCTTTTTCAACATGCCTGGCCAGTCACAGATCTGCAGTGCATGAAGTACGGCTGTGTTAAACAAACTCACTGGAATTAAGAGGAGGTAGCAATTTGCTGTGGGCAGAGAGGCCGAAGACGTCACATTCCTGCAAGTTTGTGTTCTGCTTGTTCTCCTTTGATGGACTGATAATCCTAATGGATAACGATTGGTCACTAATGGATAGTGAGCATTGTCATCATTGACGTCAGTAAAATACATCCCAAAGTCTTTTTAAGCAGAAACAGGCGCTGCATCGCTCTCACCACCAGACTCTATTTACAGAAACGTGAATTTCATCATCATAAACACACTTCAGTCAAActtttgtctttcactgttccagcagtcaccaccaactctggtttggtggAAATAAACATTTGACTGGCACAACAATGTAACAAAGCACCTGAAAGACGAGCACATCATTGGATGTTAGTAGGTGTGTTGTCCTGTTGTTGGCCAAACACCATTTGTGATTctcaaagctaagctaattcACCTCAGAGCTATCAGGCCTGAGGAATTTGGGGCATTTCAGTTGATAAGAAAGTACTTTGACGATGGTCTGAAGTAAAAAAACCTAGTTGCTGTTGTGCTTACTCTGCAGTAAAATgatcactgtcagtgttttactattatatatgatgtttttggtgttgacactgctgcattaatgtgtctgTTGCATATTATTGCTGGAGTTGTCGAAGGTCTGGCTAATTTGAACTACTTAATTTATTGTTTGGTAGTTTAATGCAATGCATTAGCACCAATGCGTCGTATTCTATATTCTATTTACCTTTTAGTAAAAGTCACACATTTTATTCCACCAGTGTTGTGTGAATTTTTCAAGGTATTGCATCAAAGTTAGAAATTCCGCTATTAACAGAGAGGCAAAGGTTGCTGTTGTGCCCCTCGGTCCCACTCattacttttcctcttttctagAGGACATCCACTTTCTTCACCCGTAGCTCCAACACTGTGGCAGGAAATGGGCCTGTAAGCGTGCAAGACTGTTCGGTGTATTCATATCGAGTAAAAGCGTCCAAAGCTCATTATCGCTGTGGACGGGAATTTATTGCGATCCCCTATCAAGATCTTTTTGTCACCCAGCCCGAGATCAGAGTACACTTTATTAAACCAGTTGCCTGAAGTTGTTCTGCACTGGCTGGAACTCCTCATGGACCCCACCTTCTTTAACACCACCATTATGAGTCCACCAGAGCGAGTGCAGTTATTACCTGAGCTCACTCCTGTGCAGAGCTGCCTTTGAACTGCATGTATGTCACCAGATATTAAGCTTGTCTGAACTTGTGAGTTATGCAGTCACCAGAATAGTAACTTGTGTGATCTTTTCTGTGTAAAGAGACCATCCCTGTGGCTGTGTTCATCGTCGTTTCCATGAACACAGTgaataaagtcattttcagatttctgaAAAATACGGAGGGAACAGTAACATAATATTATTTACTTTCTGCCTTTGAGTGTGGACTGGGCTGGCTCGGGTTGAATAGAGCCATGCAGAAGCAGAGCTTTAATCACTATGACACCAACGGCTTCAGGGTCGTCTTTGTGTAACGTGTCAGTTAAGTAAGTTCAGAGTTAACTCATTTGTGCTGTCAGTTTTTAGCCGTGCTGCCAGAAGCAAAGCTAAGGGGGAAAAATGTAGCCTACCGTCTTTCCTCTGAGCGCGGCTCATGCACTCAGCACACTGCTGGTGCTTCGGGGGCACTCAGATCTTTACACCTGCTTGACACAAGTCAGCCACTCGGTGTAAGTAAGTTTCAATCTTCTGAGCAGTGCTGGGTGTCTCTTATAGAAACATTCAGATTACACGAGTGTACAGTAACTATTATAGGTATGTCTTGCAGCCATACCACATTGTTTCCCACACTTTTACAGCGTCTGTGCTACAATATCGCATAGTCATGATCAAATTGTGATTCTGTGACCATTTGAGATATCAAACAGTATCATAAGCCGTCGTCTTCCATGCGTAGCtcctgagagaggagaggcgagTGTACCGGAGTTCAGACGGTGGTCATAGGCGAGTGAAAACAGAGCGAATTTTAGGATGAGAATACAGCAAACAAGGCCTGAGGTGATAACTTTgcaacaagaggaagaaaaacagaagaacagtTTTTTTGATAAGAGCAACCAGATGGATTCAGGTGAGTCAGCTGTTCTGGAGTCAGTTTTCTCTTCCGTCTGTTCTTCTCTTCATCACTGGGTTTTCCGAGATTCTACACATTTTTGTTGTTCCTGGAAAGCTTTTTTTCTTCGACTGAGTTTGGCTCCTGTGGCTCTTACACGCTCTCCTTCCTGTGTGCAGTTTGTCACGTGGTtaaacacactcatttcctgaCGCACCTTCGGGGGAAGTTGggagtgtttgttttgatgcagTGGATCTCGCTAGAGCTAACACAGCAGTATGATTGTGCCATAAAAATTTGATTTGCAGGAACGAATTGAGGTTGATGCACTGGTTGACCcgttttctcctttcctttcagaGGACGATCTGAAGCCCCCTCCCTACAGCGAGTGTGCTCACGGCGACGAGGCCGCCGCCCCCCGTCCCTCCCATCACACTCCTCTCATTTCTGAGGGAGGAGACTCCTTTAGCGCAAACGAAGCCCCGCCGCCCTACACACCGTCTGCCCCCACACAAGACGGGCCTGTGAGCCACAGCGAGTCGTTGGCAGAGAGCAGGTCCGCCTAATCAATCCCCGATGCCAGTTTGCCTTCTCCATGCACTGCCTTCCTACATTCGACCTCAGTGATCGTTGCCAGCCTAACTCTCATCACATGAGAGCAGATGTTTATTTGGAtgcgagtgtgcgtgtgtgtctgtgtgtatgcgtgtgtgtttggtggtttTTAGAACTAAGTTGTTTTTCtactttgtattgttttcaaaaAATGTGGTCATCTGATGGGTTTGGCAATAACAGATGACATCAGCAAGCCTGTGTGCCTCAGTCAGAACCCGCCTCCCAGCCGGGATGGGGATGGTGCCCCTGACCTCGAAACTCAGAGGGGAGTCCGTGAGATCCAGTTAAGCAGAGAGAACGATGCTTTCAAGGGCGTTCTGTTGCAGAAAATTTCTTCCTATGTTCCTGATTCCACTTCCTTTCACAGATCATATAACAATCaactcgttttttttttaaacacacgATTGGGGAAATGAGTAGATGCTCGGTGGTTTTTAGTTCCTGCTCCTGTGATGCTGAATACATGGGACTTTACTtcatctgcatgtctgtctatAGACATTGTTCCGAACACAATAACTAATCTACACTGTGAAGTTTCTATCACAGACTAATTCAATTTTCTGGCAAtttgctgcattcatgtgcagaACGAATAAATTGTTTCAACTTCTTCAAGCTGTTATTACTCAGCGCTTCATTAATGCCGCACGTGTTATTTGAAGACAAAGTATGTCGACGGAGAAATATCGGATAATGAATGCGCTAATTGTTTTAAGTTATGGCCCCATTAGCATAACCGATTCCATTTAATACATCACGGTGATTATACTGGCACATTAGGCAATCCAAATGCCTATTAGATCTGTGAATGGAAGTGAGTGGGGACAAGTtggtgaaatgaatgaacactGTTGACGATCACCTCTGCTGCTCGgttctgtctgtggctgctttACATTAGCACCTATACGGCAGAAAGCAAGGCTCCGTGCAAACAGTATAAAAACGAGTCTTGTCACTTCAGTGTCTCAAAAAAGTTGTGGAATTCGATCCTCAGAAGTCGTCCTATAGTTGTAGGTTCAGCTGTAAAATAAGCAGATTTGATGTTATGAAGCGTAATGTTGAGCCGAAGGGCGAAGAAAAAGTATCATAAAACGAAAAATGTGCAACAGTCCTCAGTAAAAATACACACGCCTGTGAGCTAAGGCTCAAAACATGTGATGAAGCTGAGCTGAAGGCTGCATTTTATGCGCTTGCAGAGAACTCATCGACAAAactcagttattattattaccttttttttttcgtaATAATTGTTGCAAAATGAAGACTAaccaaaaactgttttttaacaACAGCTTCTGTTCCTTGTAATCTTCATGTTAATCTGCCACAGGCTGGTGGAGCTCCACAAACTGTGCGTTTAGTTTGTGTCTTCTGGTCTAGTATTGCTTTGGGAAAGGTTATTACtgtgctttttgctttttcGGTCCATGCATTTCAGATAATCCATAAATAACACTGTAAGAAGATGCTCCCTAATGATCCATGCCTGGAGTTTGTTTCAGCAACACTATAGTCTGTTTAGTGTCGGAAAattagagaaaatgagagaaatcacaacaaaatgaacGCAGTATGAATGTATTTGGGGATTTGGGGAAAGTACGTGAAATGTGGGGTGTGTTCACGGAGGATCGGAAtataaaatgtccaaatgtaACGTGTTTTTATGATAATCCTTCGTATTGTGATGACAAATCGTGGAGCATCTGTCACTGATgcctttaaaagaaaaaaaaaatcacactgaagGCTACAGTGTACAGATCTGACCTTTGAACTCTGGTGacatcacaaacacagcagcagcatgatgaCCATCGACTACCCAAACTGTAGCGTTACGGCCTTCTACAGTGACGTGCGTCGTGTTTGTTAACATCATGTTCATTCCCATTGTGGCTGATGTCAGATGTCCCTGACAGCTGTCCAGTAGCTCTGTGAGTTGAgggggaatttttttttttttttttgtctgctttggGGAAAATACATCTTCTGTATTAAACTGTTGTTTATAATCTTTCTAGTGTTCATTTCTTGCTTTACCTTGTGTGTGAAGtcacagtttctctgtgatCACAACAGCTGCACTCATAATACAACTTAGATGCTTAATTCATAACAGACGCACATTTCTagtcatttgtttctgttgatgtttAATTCCTTTATGAGTTGGGCCAATACTGCGTTTAGAGGAGCAGCTGTGAAGACGTATTCTAGTGATTTAGTGTTGCACTAGAGGCCaagatattttagtctggagTTTATCAAGCTCCAAAATCTttggatcctacacttcccataatgcaacttaaTGACATCTTTGACAACATGTAAGACAGAAGTGGGATTAATCAGAACTATGACTTTTCTCCTTCAGTTGGGAGATTTTAGAGTTATTTCCAGTTTCATAGTTGAAGTGGTGGATGAGTTTGAGCGAGAAAATCCCTTCTTAATGTGATTCCAGTGTAAGACACGGGGCACAAAATCCTGCCCTGcatgtgtaaaaatacatttctcaAGTTCGGCTGAAGCTCagatgaggcttcagcagtgaATTACCCACATCGAGAGAACGTCTTTGAAATCTTTTTAGCGCTAGAAAGGTGACGTTTGTGCTGAAAGGACTAACTTCAGAGGATATATTATCCTTGATTTGTCTGATTCCAACCGCAGACGCCTCATGTTAGCTCTGGATGATGTTACTGCCCAGAAACTGTGCTGCAGAGTTAGCTCCCACCTCTTGTCAGAATCCTGTTAGGACCTGATCTCTTACGCATCACAGCCAGTACGGGCAGGAGGGATGATTATAGCTCTGGAActaatgactgttttcattgtgcATTAATCAATGATTTATTTGATCTAGAAAGTgttgatcagtgtttcccaaagcccaaaataacgtcctcaaatgtcttgttttgtacacaacccaaagatattcactttaaatca from Chaetodon auriga isolate fChaAug3 chromosome 21, fChaAug3.hap1, whole genome shotgun sequence encodes the following:
- the LOC143339774 gene encoding uncharacterized protein LOC143339774; protein product: MELYWYIVVIIFIIIKIFFYVCWYRSRQRQLAAYLSNPRNAQIVIVGGRAYVHQMCERQSQTSVWPSWYGVQDDLSIEEPSTALPPAASFSHLDMPPPYEAVSGEDDLKPPPYSECAHGDEAAAPRPSHHTPLISEGGDSFSANEAPPPYTPSAPTQDGPVSHSESLAESRSA